AGGCTACATTTAAAGGTCGTGAAAGCAGGGAATTATAATTGGATAAGCACAATTAAAAAGGCATATTATGGAAAACTATTTAACGATGATGGTTATGTATTATTGATGAAGGAATAGTTTTACTTTAAAATCCGCTTCTCACAACAATTGCATTCAAAGAACCAGATGATTATTTTCCCGAGTTTGAATAATGAAGAGATAAAGGTAAATCTAATTAATCGTTATCCCCATCTAAACGGATATTTTGATGTCGAAAACTAATCAAACAAGTTCTTTAATTCTAAATCATTGATCATCTCAGCAAGTGCATATTCAGCAGGCTGCGCCTGCAATTGCTGTAAGAGGGCCGTCTTCACTTCTTCCACCGTAATACTTTTCATACAGGGCTTCCCATAAGGGCATGGCGCCCTGAATATCAGGTCCAGACAGGGAGAACAACGCAAAGGCTTGTAAATATTAATATTATTATCATGCCCCCAGATAGTAGGCTGCGAAGGGCCGAACAACACGACGCCGGGAATATCAAAAGCATTAGTCGCATGAGAAAAAGAAGAGTTTACACCCACAAAGCTTCGGGAATATTTAATGAGCGCCAGCGTATCTCTGAAAGAAACCTTCCCTCTCAGATCAACAGCATTCTTTACCCTTGCCTCACTTTCTATTCCCAGCTGAATAAAAGTATACTCCGGCATCTGTTCCACCAGCGCCTCCCAGCTTTCCAGCTCCCATTCCTGATTCTTCGATGTTTGAGAAGTAATATGCATGACGATAGGATTCTTATACTGCGCCATCACATTCCTTGCCTTTTTTTCCTCCTCCGGTGAAAAGAATACTTCAATCTTATCATCCTTCAAAGGCACCCCCAGCAGATCAGCGATCAGCTCCTTCGAATTTTTATTACCAAACAAGGTAGGCATCAGCCCTGCATAAAAATCATCATGGAATTTGGCCCACTTCATATAATAACGGATAAAGGAAACTGGATTCCGTAGAAAGGAAGTCCTGGTTACCCGGTCTATGTGGGGGTTATTTTTAAATATTGTTTTCTGACGGTTATTAAAACAGAACAGCACGATCCTGCAACCAGGATATTCTTTTTTCAGCGCCCTGAAAGCAGGTGTGCTCAATAATGCATCTCCCAGCCCTCCAAATAATATAATACGAAATACTTTTCCGGCCATGTTATTGTTGATTTAATACCCAATCCAATTGCTGTATGGCATATTCCCATACGCTTTTCTCTTTATGCAAAAAGTGCAACAAACGTTTATCTCTTTTTCTGAAATGCTTCTTCAGCTCTTCTTCTGTTCTTTGCTCAATGATCAGAAGGTTTGTCTTTAGCTCGGCAACCCGGGCCTGTATTACTGCTGCTTCCTTCATAAATTGATATTATTAGAATAAACCCCAGGAGAAGAAGTAAACACTTACCACCACAAATCCCGCTACAGCCACCCAGGAGAAAGCTTTTTCCCTGCCACTTATATGCTGTCTTTTCAATATCAGTACAATGGCCGAAACCAGCGCCCCCAATACTACCAGGTAAGGCATTGTAAAGAGATAGGCAAACCGCTCAGGTAATCCTAAAACCAGGATATAGAAATTCCTCGCTGCCACCGTGTTGATAGCATTTGTAAGGCCAATGAAGGTGAACAGTACCAGTATAGCTGTGATAGCTATTGCCAGCCGAACAGACAACACGCCACTGCTTTTTTTCGGGCGGATCAGGAAGATAATCAGCCTGACGATCAGATATACCAGCGATAACACCAGCACAAGTACAATGGGTAACCAGCTGCTCCACACCGGCTGGTTCAACAGCATCGCCAATTTGTAAATACCTCCATTGATCCTGATATGGGTAGCAAAGGACAACGGTTCCTGCTTGCTGACCACCGGCAATACTATAGTATTGTTCAAAAAGGCTACAATCATATCGGTACCTGCTTTCGAAGATCCGGGCGCATGTCCCTGATCAGGTATCACCACGGCCTTACTACCAGGGATCACCTTTTCCAGTACCTTTCCATTGGCCGGCGGTGTCACAGGATCAAACTGACCAGAGAGGATCAGCGTCGGAACATTCGTAGATAAATGTAATGGTGCCCCCAGTGTATCAGCGATCACTGTACTATCATGTGTGCCCCATTTATCACAGATATAATAATCTCCTTTGTAAAAAGGTAGTCCATCAGCCACCAATCCCTTGTACCTGGCAGCATCCGACTTGTATTCAGATAAAGAATTGACAGGTAAAGTTTCGTTACAAAGCACACAATAATAAGTGCCATAATCCAGATTCAATCTTCCCTTCATAGATGTAACAAGGGCCGTTACCAAATTCTTATTCCTCTGATTGAACTGTTGTATCAGCGCCGGCAATACCTCAATAAATTTCCTGTCATATAATCCCTGCTGAACGGCTACCATAAAGTCCTGCGCATTCAGCGTGAATTTTCCTCCCGGAACAATATTACTGGGAACCTGCACTGTAATAGGATCCTTCTGCAAGGCATCGATCGTACTATAGAAAAGGCTTGAAATATCTCCATACTCCTTCCTGCATTGTTCATCCTGACCAGCACGTTCAAAGAGTAAACCCAGTGAGCGCATATAATTGCTGGTGTTATTATCATATAAGCCAGCATATGGCAGCACCGGAGAATCAAGGATCAGGCGTTCAATATCGGAAGGGAAATCTCTCAGGTATTCAAATCCCATACGGGTGCCGTAGGATACCCCATATACACTCCAGGATGTATAGCCAAGTGCTGCTTTTAATGCATGGAGATCCTGCGCTACACTGGTGCTATTATATGCACTCACGTCGATATGTTTTTTAAGCAGCTCATCCCTGCAAGCCAGCGTTACTTTCACACGATCCTCCACTTCTCTATTGTTGTCATCATCATCGGCCAGGATTCCCATGTAAGACTTGCTCAGATCAGGGCATAACTGTGGCTGGGAGAATCCTGTACCTCTGGGGTCCATCAATACAATATCTTTGTCTTCCCGCAATGGATGATTGAGCCATCGTTTCATTCCCTTCAGGGCGTTTCCACCGGGGCCCCCGGGAAGAAACACCACCGCTCCCCTGGCTTGTTTGTTCCGGCTTTTTATGATGACCACGGCCAGACTGATCTTATTCCCCTGCGGGTTTTTCCAGTTTTCGGGAACAGTTAAATGCCCCCATTGAATTTCCTTATCCTGGATATCCATTCCAGAGTAGTTAGAGGATTTTTCCAGTGTAAATGGCTGTTCATTTAATGACTGTCCCTTTACAAGCGATAGCTGTAGGAACAGCATGAACAGTAAGCAGGCAAAATGCAGTTTTCTTGTTTTCATGGTATCAGAAATGAAATTCAATGTTTAGGTTATCAGGCTTCATGGACTTTTCAATGTCTAATGCAATGTCCTGTTCCATAATAGCTTTATCCGGTGTAGCTACTAATCCCTGTAGCAATCTTTGATATCGCTCCATAATGAGCAGAATTGTTGGGGCTTCATAAATACCTGTATCGTAAATTGTTTCAAAGGCAATCACATCCCCCTTATCAAAGAAATTGAGGGCAAGTGGTAGTCTGCTCCGCGTATATGATACGGGGTGCTCTTCCAGAGAAAATCCATCAAATGCATGGATGTGCCCCAGGTCGATGCCCGGATCCTGAAAGGCCACCATCATATCAAAAGGCATATGTTGTATGTGCAGGGCTTTCATTATTTCACTCAGGGGAAAATCATGGTGCTGTAATGCATGCAATACCTGCTCCCTGGCTTTCATACAAACATCTTCAAAAGTGACAGCTTTGTTATATTTTCCCCTCAGGACCACCGTGTTTGCAAACATGCCTAACAGCTCCTGCAGCTCCGGATGTGATCTCCCTCCTACCGGCATCCCTATACAGACATCCTGTTGGCTGGTGAGACGGAAGACCAGCGCCTGTACTGAAGCCAGGAGAAATTGATTGATAGTAATCCCCATCCGGTTGGCCAGCCGTCGGATGGCAGATGTATGCTCATCATTAAGATCGAAGCGTAGCAAACCACCTTTATAAGAAGGTGTATCCCCATCCCACTCAAATGTCTGAACAGGCTGAAAATCTCCCAGCTGTTGGATCCAGTAATCCCTGCTCATATGCAGTGCCTCTTCCTCCAACTGCTGACGAATCCAGACAGCATAGTCTTTATATTGTATGCGTACCGGTGATAAAAGGGGAGCTTTGCCCTGCAGTTGACTATTATATACTTCCGCCACTTCCCTGATCAAAATGCCGAAGCCGGGTCCATCCATGATCAGGTGATGTGTCAGGAAGATCAGTTGCTGTATTCCATTATTATCAACCAGCCAACCTTTCAGCAATAGCTCATTTTCAATATCAAATGCAGTTGCTAATGCTGCATCTGATTGTTGTAGACGAAAATGATATTTATCAGGTGCCTGCACTACCTGCACAGGCATGCCCTGCAGCTCCCTGAAATTGCTCCGAAGCACTTCATGCCGCTGGATGACGAGCGTAAAAGCAGTCTCCAGTACCTGTATATTAATAGCCCCTGTCATATCAAATACAGCACTCATA
This window of the Chitinophaga sancti genome carries:
- a CDS encoding glycosyltransferase family 9 protein codes for the protein MAGKVFRIILFGGLGDALLSTPAFRALKKEYPGCRIVLFCFNNRQKTIFKNNPHIDRVTRTSFLRNPVSFIRYYMKWAKFHDDFYAGLMPTLFGNKNSKELIADLLGVPLKDDKIEVFFSPEEEKKARNVMAQYKNPIVMHITSQTSKNQEWELESWEALVEQMPEYTFIQLGIESEARVKNAVDLRGKVSFRDTLALIKYSRSFVGVNSSFSHATNAFDIPGVVLFGPSQPTIWGHDNNINIYKPLRCSPCLDLIFRAPCPYGKPCMKSITVEEVKTALLQQLQAQPAEYALAEMINDLELKNLFD
- a CDS encoding alpha/beta fold hydrolase; protein product: MKTRKLHFACLLFMLFLQLSLVKGQSLNEQPFTLEKSSNYSGMDIQDKEIQWGHLTVPENWKNPQGNKISLAVVIIKSRNKQARGAVVFLPGGPGGNALKGMKRWLNHPLREDKDIVLMDPRGTGFSQPQLCPDLSKSYMGILADDDDNNREVEDRVKVTLACRDELLKKHIDVSAYNSTSVAQDLHALKAALGYTSWSVYGVSYGTRMGFEYLRDFPSDIERLILDSPVLPYAGLYDNNTSNYMRSLGLLFERAGQDEQCRKEYGDISSLFYSTIDALQKDPITVQVPSNIVPGGKFTLNAQDFMVAVQQGLYDRKFIEVLPALIQQFNQRNKNLVTALVTSMKGRLNLDYGTYYCVLCNETLPVNSLSEYKSDAARYKGLVADGLPFYKGDYYICDKWGTHDSTVIADTLGAPLHLSTNVPTLILSGQFDPVTPPANGKVLEKVIPGSKAVVIPDQGHAPGSSKAGTDMIVAFLNNTIVLPVVSKQEPLSFATHIRINGGIYKLAMLLNQPVWSSWLPIVLVLVLSLVYLIVRLIIFLIRPKKSSGVLSVRLAIAITAILVLFTFIGLTNAINTVAARNFYILVLGLPERFAYLFTMPYLVVLGALVSAIVLILKRQHISGREKAFSWVAVAGFVVVSVYFFSWGLF